The following are from one region of the Phormidium sp. PBR-2020 genome:
- a CDS encoding nicotinate-nucleotide adenylyltransferase has product MPHIALFGTSADPPSIAHREILRWLCDRYDWVAVWASDNPMKPQQTPLSHRSAMLKLMVEELRQTHLNAETPLSQNIAVEERLSSPRTLFTVEKARQIWQNAHLTLVVGSDLLTQLPHWYHVEALLSQVQLLVIPRPGCPVSSAKIKELEGLGGQVTVADMDAPDVSSTRYRNRQDSQAIPPSVEAYIQREQLYV; this is encoded by the coding sequence ATGCCCCACATCGCCCTCTTCGGAACCAGCGCCGATCCACCCAGCATCGCCCATCGAGAGATTCTACGTTGGCTGTGCGATCGCTATGATTGGGTAGCAGTTTGGGCCTCCGACAATCCCATGAAGCCCCAACAAACCCCCCTCAGCCATCGCTCTGCCATGCTAAAACTGATGGTGGAGGAGTTGCGGCAAACCCATCTCAACGCCGAAACTCCCCTATCTCAGAACATCGCCGTCGAAGAACGCCTCAGTTCCCCGAGAACCCTCTTTACCGTTGAAAAGGCGCGGCAAATTTGGCAAAATGCCCATCTGACGCTGGTGGTGGGATCGGATCTGCTGACGCAACTGCCCCATTGGTATCATGTCGAAGCCTTATTAAGCCAAGTGCAACTGCTGGTGATTCCGCGTCCCGGTTGCCCCGTCTCGTCCGCTAAGATTAAGGAATTGGAGGGGTTGGGTGGACAAGTCACGGTGGCGGATATGGATGCACCCGATGTTTCCTCGACACGGTATCGTAACAGGCAAGACTCCCAAGCGATTCCCCCCAGTGTTGAAGCGTACATTCAGCGAGAACAGTTATATGTCTAA
- a CDS encoding Spy/CpxP family protein refolding chaperone, with protein sequence MKTALHFAALSTLALSTFGATFTPQPAQAALFGERAVEQQNFIAVAAPVGNTGRHQLLVLEQQSNRRDCWAENGSTVEPLLLNFDFTGICGRFTDSNGYSIRAGGEDLGMQYRLQMVRQGDDLVLRGVTSRPGQPTLELGRAPYSNDFVRIDLNDGWDFSKRTYQGRTLGHVYLSNQSQLSALGNDSNTVADRPSTPSNPSEDKKPSQPSQPSQPSEPSQDQDWRDEIELTNEQQREIAEIRQSYLAQNGRLDSQLTQAREELQEMMISDASARQVRRQRNQVERLRRQIRDNEFSSMMDIRQVMSAEQRVAFADAMELDSQLADADHIITMLLR encoded by the coding sequence ATGAAAACTGCACTTCACTTCGCCGCCCTCTCCACTCTCGCCCTCTCCACCTTCGGTGCCACCTTCACCCCTCAACCTGCCCAAGCTGCCCTCTTCGGGGAACGGGCCGTTGAACAGCAAAACTTCATCGCCGTCGCTGCGCCGGTTGGAAATACCGGACGACACCAACTCTTAGTTCTCGAACAACAGTCAAATCGCCGCGATTGCTGGGCTGAAAACGGCTCAACCGTCGAACCCCTCCTCTTAAACTTTGACTTCACCGGTATCTGCGGACGCTTTACCGATAGTAATGGCTACTCCATCCGCGCTGGTGGCGAAGACTTAGGGATGCAATATCGCTTACAAATGGTTCGCCAAGGAGATGACCTGGTTTTAAGAGGTGTCACCTCTCGTCCCGGTCAACCCACCTTAGAACTCGGACGCGCACCTTATAGCAATGACTTTGTCCGCATTGACCTCAATGATGGCTGGGATTTCTCGAAACGAACCTATCAAGGACGCACCTTAGGTCACGTGTATCTCTCCAACCAATCGCAGTTGAGCGCCTTAGGGAATGACTCCAACACCGTGGCTGACCGTCCTTCGACTCCCTCAAATCCCAGTGAGGACAAAAAACCCTCTCAACCCTCTCAACCCTCTCAACCCTCTGAACCTTCTCAAGACCAAGACTGGCGCGATGAGATTGAACTCACGAATGAACAACAACGGGAGATTGCTGAAATTCGTCAGTCCTATCTGGCTCAAAACGGTCGCCTCGACAGTCAATTGACTCAGGCTCGGGAAGAGTTACAAGAGATGATGATTAGTGATGCGTCAGCTCGTCAAGTGCGCCGTCAACGCAATCAGGTTGAACGCCTGCGCCGCCAAATCCGTGATAACGAGTTTTCCAGCATGATGGACATTCGTCAGGTGATGTCCGCTGAACAACGGGTTGCCTTCGCAGATGCGATGGAGTTAGACAGTCAACTGGCGGATGCTGACCACATCATCACCATGCTGCTTCGCTAA
- a CDS encoding NAD+ synthase, with protein sequence MKICIAQLNPTIGDLPGNAQQILDAAQKAASEGASVLLTPELSLCGYPPRDLLLNPGFVEAMERQLTELAQQLPSQLHVLVGTVQRNPQAHQGGKPLYNSIACLLGGKVQQQFHKRLLPTYDVFDEHRYFEPHSQSHHFSLSQGDREACGNRNRTYRIGVTICEDIWNDEEFWSQRHYTCNPLADLADSQVDLIVNLSASPYSVGKQQLRESMLSHAARRYQVPILYVNQVGGNDDLIFDGRSVAFNGDGSLVYRARGCEVDFAELVLTETGLSQAEVVPLPDCREAEIWAALRLGVRDYARKCGFSQIVLGLSGGIDSALVAAIAAEAVGPENVLGVLMSSPYTSEGSVTDAIALAENLGIQTHHLHIEAAMTSFDKTLAELFAGTESGVAEENLQSRIRGTLLMAISNKLGYLLISTGNKSEMAVGYCTLYGDMDGGLAAIADVPKTQVYALCRWLNQRQPGVEVIPETIITKPPSAELKPNQTDQDSLPPYDELDDILHRWIERHQSAAEIVEAGYARETVDRVIKLVSRAEFKRRQAAPGLKITDRAFGTGWRMPIASRRGDIR encoded by the coding sequence ATGAAAATTTGTATTGCCCAACTCAACCCAACCATTGGAGATTTGCCGGGAAATGCCCAACAAATCCTAGATGCAGCCCAGAAAGCTGCATCTGAGGGTGCATCAGTTTTATTAACCCCCGAATTATCTCTTTGTGGCTATCCTCCCCGCGATTTACTCCTCAATCCGGGATTTGTGGAGGCGATGGAACGCCAGTTAACAGAGTTGGCGCAACAACTTCCCAGCCAGCTTCATGTTTTGGTGGGAACTGTTCAACGGAATCCCCAGGCTCATCAAGGTGGAAAGCCTCTCTATAATAGTATTGCTTGTTTGCTGGGAGGTAAGGTTCAACAACAGTTCCATAAACGACTTCTCCCCACCTACGATGTCTTTGATGAACATCGCTATTTTGAACCCCATTCCCAGAGTCATCATTTTAGCCTCAGCCAGGGCGATCGCGAAGCGTGCGGGAACCGCAATCGCACCTATCGCATTGGAGTAACCATTTGCGAGGATATCTGGAATGATGAAGAGTTTTGGAGTCAACGTCACTATACTTGCAACCCTCTAGCAGATTTGGCTGATTCACAAGTTGACCTGATTGTCAATCTTTCCGCCTCCCCTTATAGTGTCGGGAAACAACAATTGCGAGAGTCGATGTTGTCTCATGCGGCCCGTCGCTATCAGGTTCCCATCCTCTATGTGAACCAGGTGGGGGGAAATGACGATCTGATTTTTGATGGTCGCAGTGTGGCCTTTAATGGAGATGGGAGTCTGGTGTATCGTGCGCGAGGCTGTGAGGTGGATTTCGCGGAGTTGGTGTTGACGGAAACGGGATTGAGTCAGGCTGAGGTGGTTCCCCTTCCCGATTGTCGTGAAGCAGAGATTTGGGCCGCCTTGCGGTTGGGGGTGCGGGATTATGCGCGTAAATGTGGGTTTTCTCAGATTGTCTTGGGATTGAGTGGCGGGATTGACTCGGCCCTGGTGGCGGCGATCGCAGCGGAAGCGGTCGGCCCAGAAAACGTGTTAGGGGTGTTAATGTCGTCTCCCTATACCTCCGAGGGTTCAGTGACAGATGCGATCGCCCTAGCGGAGAATTTGGGCATTCAAACCCATCATCTCCACATTGAAGCGGCCATGACGAGTTTTGACAAGACCCTGGCTGAGTTGTTTGCGGGAACGGAGTCAGGAGTAGCCGAAGAGAATCTACAATCGCGGATTCGTGGAACTCTACTAATGGCTATTTCTAATAAGTTAGGCTATCTGCTAATTTCTACGGGCAATAAGTCAGAAATGGCTGTGGGATATTGTACTCTCTATGGAGATATGGATGGAGGCTTGGCGGCGATCGCCGATGTTCCCAAAACCCAAGTCTATGCACTCTGTCGTTGGCTAAACCAACGTCAACCTGGAGTTGAGGTCATTCCCGAGACAATTATCACGAAACCCCCCAGCGCCGAACTCAAACCCAATCAAACAGATCAAGATTCGCTTCCCCCCTACGATGAACTGGATGACATCCTCCATCGCTGGATTGAACGTCATCAATCGGCGGCAGAAATTGTCGAAGCGGGATATGCGCGGGAAACCGTCGATCGCGTGATTAAACTGGTGTCTCGCGCCGAGTTTAAACGCCGTCAAGCTGCGCCGGGATTAAAGATTACTGATCGCGCCTTCGGAACCGGCTGGCGAATGCCGATCGCCAGCCGTCGTGGGGATATCCGTTAA
- a CDS encoding NUDIX hydrolase: MVKGEEQQRHICNSLAAFKVGVDNAIFSVDVAENRVLVLLLRRQGEPDLGQWSLPGTLVRQGESLEDAAYRVLSEKISVQNLYLEQLYTFGGPARDPRESPQSFGVRYLSVSYFALVQHEEVQLLADSAEEMVWFPCDRVPKLAFDHNEIVKYGYQRLRNKLEYSPVAFEVLPEMFTLNELYQLYAAVLGENFADYSNFRSRILKLGVLCDTGMKLSRGAGRPASLYRFDSEAFAPLKDKPMVFI; encoded by the coding sequence ATGGTAAAGGGAGAGGAACAGCAGCGACACATCTGCAACTCACTGGCGGCGTTTAAGGTGGGGGTAGATAATGCCATTTTTTCGGTGGATGTTGCCGAAAATCGGGTGTTGGTATTGTTGTTGCGGCGACAGGGGGAACCGGATTTGGGACAATGGAGTTTGCCCGGAACCCTCGTGCGTCAAGGGGAATCCTTGGAGGATGCCGCCTATCGGGTTCTCTCGGAAAAAATTTCGGTCCAAAATCTCTATTTAGAACAGTTATATACCTTTGGCGGCCCGGCACGAGATCCTCGGGAGTCGCCCCAGTCGTTTGGGGTTCGTTATCTGTCGGTGAGTTATTTCGCCTTAGTGCAACATGAGGAGGTGCAGTTACTGGCGGATTCTGCGGAGGAGATGGTTTGGTTTCCCTGCGATCGCGTCCCCAAACTCGCCTTTGATCACAATGAAATTGTCAAATATGGCTATCAACGGCTGCGAAATAAATTAGAATACAGTCCGGTGGCGTTTGAGGTGTTACCGGAAATGTTTACTCTCAATGAACTGTATCAACTCTATGCAGCAGTTTTAGGAGAAAACTTTGCCGATTATTCCAACTTTCGCTCCCGCATTCTCAAGTTAGGGGTTCTCTGTGATACGGGGATGAAACTCTCTCGGGGTGCAGGTCGTCCGGCGAGTTTATATCGATTCGACTCAGAGGCATTTGCGCCCCTAAAAGATAAACCCATGGTCTTTATTTAG
- a CDS encoding DUF3747 domain-containing protein — translation MNTALRLATLSTLAFSTFGATVTPQAAEAAAFGERAVEQRNFVAVAAPVGNTGRHQLLVIEQQSNARPCWGETGNRVNPLLLNFDFTGICGRFTDSNGYSIRTGGQDLGIQYSLRTVRQGSDLVLQGVPFRPNQPTLELGRAPYTNDFVRIDLNDGWEFSKRTYQGRTLGHVYLSNPASLSALAGQSRPVAHRPSAPVTKEPSQPSQPAQSQDWREQLELTQQQQDQIAEIRQSYLAENGRLQSQLTAAREELQEMMIGDTSTRQIRRQRNRVETLRKQVRDNEFSSMMSIRDVLSVEQRLAFVQVMNLSGQSLSVDEIITTLLR, via the coding sequence ATGAACACCGCACTTCGCCTCGCTACTCTTTCGACTCTAGCCTTCTCCACCTTCGGCGCTACGGTTACCCCGCAAGCGGCTGAAGCGGCCGCCTTTGGCGAACGGGCGGTTGAACAACGTAATTTTGTCGCAGTTGCCGCTCCTGTGGGGAATACGGGACGACATCAACTGCTGGTGATTGAGCAACAATCCAATGCTCGTCCCTGCTGGGGTGAAACGGGCAATCGAGTCAATCCCTTACTGCTGAATTTCGACTTTACGGGAATTTGTGGACGCTTCACCGATAGTAATGGTTACTCCATCCGTACCGGTGGACAAGATTTAGGGATTCAATATAGTTTACGGACGGTTCGCCAAGGAAGTGATTTGGTTTTACAGGGGGTTCCTTTCCGTCCCAATCAACCTACATTAGAACTTGGACGTGCGCCTTATACCAATGATTTTGTGCGTATTGACTTGAACGATGGCTGGGAGTTCAGTAAACGCACCTATCAAGGACGTACCCTCGGCCATGTCTATCTGTCCAATCCCGCCAGTTTGAGTGCCCTTGCCGGTCAATCTCGTCCGGTGGCTCATCGTCCCTCCGCTCCGGTTACAAAAGAACCCTCTCAACCCTCTCAACCTGCTCAATCTCAAGATTGGCGTGAACAACTGGAGTTAACACAACAACAACAAGACCAAATCGCTGAAATTCGTCAGTCTTATTTGGCTGAAAATGGTCGTCTGCAAAGTCAACTCACGGCGGCTCGCGAAGAGTTACAAGAGATGATGATTGGGGATACGTCAACGCGGCAAATTCGTCGCCAACGCAACCGGGTTGAAACGCTGCGTAAACAAGTCCGGGATAATGAGTTTTCTAGTATGATGTCAATTCGTGACGTGTTGTCGGTTGAACAACGACTGGCATTTGTGCAAGTGATGAATTTGTCTGGACAATCCCTGAGTGTTGATGAAATTATCACCACGCTGCTCCGCTAG
- a CDS encoding nicotinate phosphoribosyltransferase has product MASPIAPLTDEQRLTVRPEDYSLLTDLYQLTMSACYLGEGLETERGSFELFARKFPPGFGYAIAFGLETAIDYLENLRFTPSQLQELRETGIFSQTSDRIWDVLANFRFQGDVWAVPEGTVVFPHEPLLRIEAPLWQAQLLESYLLNVINYQTLVGTRAARIRDVAGDRALLLEFGTRRAFSPQASLYAARAALAAGFDSTSNVLAAFKLGRKPTGTMAHSFIQALVAMEGSEANAFTAFHHHFPGAPLLIDTFDTVAAARYLGNRLEGDEIELHGVRIDSGDIVALSQQVRSHLPQVPIFASGDMDEWEIARLLGEGATLDGYGIGTKLVSGEPFNGVYKLVEVDGIPVMKKSSGKSTYPGRKQIFRRIEGEQWQGDRLGLADESPEPGEEPLLQRIIINGDRQQPLDTLETLSKRTRDNVMQLPGEVRDIHHPQVPNIEISQPLTQLRDRVSQHLNQSSV; this is encoded by the coding sequence ATGGCCTCCCCGATCGCCCCCCTAACGGATGAACAGCGACTCACGGTTCGCCCCGAAGACTATAGCTTGCTGACGGATTTGTATCAGTTGACGATGAGCGCCTGTTATCTGGGGGAGGGGTTGGAAACGGAACGGGGGAGTTTTGAACTGTTCGCCCGCAAGTTTCCCCCTGGATTTGGCTATGCGATCGCCTTTGGCTTAGAAACCGCCATTGATTACCTAGAAAACCTGCGCTTCACCCCCAGCCAATTACAGGAGTTACGGGAAACAGGGATTTTCTCCCAGACGAGCGATCGCATCTGGGATGTACTCGCTAACTTCCGCTTCCAGGGAGATGTTTGGGCCGTTCCCGAGGGAACCGTAGTGTTTCCCCATGAACCCCTACTACGCATCGAGGCCCCTCTCTGGCAAGCCCAACTCCTCGAAAGCTATCTTCTCAATGTGATTAACTATCAAACCCTGGTGGGCACTCGGGCCGCCCGGATTCGCGATGTAGCCGGCGATCGCGCCCTCTTATTAGAATTTGGAACCCGTCGCGCCTTTAGCCCCCAAGCCTCACTCTACGCCGCCCGGGCCGCCCTCGCCGCCGGCTTTGACTCCACCTCCAACGTCTTGGCGGCCTTCAAACTCGGGCGAAAACCCACCGGAACCATGGCCCATTCCTTCATCCAGGCCCTAGTCGCCATGGAAGGAAGCGAAGCCAACGCCTTTACAGCGTTTCATCACCACTTTCCCGGCGCACCCCTGTTGATTGATACCTTTGATACGGTAGCGGCGGCCCGCTATCTCGGTAATCGCCTCGAAGGAGACGAGATTGAACTCCACGGCGTTCGCATCGATTCTGGGGATATCGTCGCCCTCTCCCAACAAGTGCGATCGCATCTCCCGCAAGTTCCCATTTTTGCCAGTGGCGACATGGATGAATGGGAAATCGCCAGACTCCTCGGAGAAGGTGCAACCCTCGATGGCTATGGAATTGGCACAAAATTAGTATCCGGGGAACCCTTCAACGGGGTTTATAAACTCGTAGAAGTCGATGGGATTCCCGTCATGAAGAAGTCTAGCGGCAAATCCACCTATCCAGGACGAAAACAGATTTTCCGGCGCATCGAAGGAGAACAATGGCAGGGCGATCGCCTCGGCTTAGCCGACGAATCCCCCGAACCCGGCGAAGAACCCCTATTACAACGGATAATTATCAACGGCGATCGCCAACAGCCCCTAGACACCCTAGAAACCCTCAGCAAACGCACCCGAGACAACGTCATGCAACTCCCCGGAGAGGTTCGCGACATCCATCACCCCCAAGTTCCCAACATAGAAATTTCCCAACCCCTAACCCAACTCCGCGATCGCGTCTCCCAACATCTCAACCAATCATCAGTATAA
- a CDS encoding DUF433 domain-containing protein: MSQLHLLSRHLRQDPNLLAGEPLILENRHSLRAIISAWKGGDSPEQIQHNYPRLTLAQIYDAIGYHLDAPELLEVYPTPNLALIQSQPGVCGGQPRIRNTRITVWTIVALMQQGATDSELLTSYPNLTVEDLRAAWGYYEVQPIVGDAEIMSLDEE, from the coding sequence ATGTCTCAACTGCACTTGTTAAGTCGCCATCTTCGTCAAGATCCCAATCTCCTGGCGGGGGAACCTCTAATTTTGGAGAATCGCCATAGCTTGCGTGCAATTATCTCCGCTTGGAAAGGAGGTGACTCCCCGGAACAAATTCAACACAACTATCCCCGTCTGACGCTGGCACAAATCTACGATGCGATCGGTTACCATCTTGATGCACCCGAATTACTTGAAGTTTACCCCACTCCCAATCTGGCATTAATTCAATCTCAGCCAGGGGTATGCGGTGGACAGCCTCGGATTCGCAACACTCGCATCACAGTCTGGACGATTGTAGCGTTGATGCAGCAAGGTGCAACAGATTCTGAACTGTTGACAAGTTATCCAAATCTGACGGTTGAGGATCTGCGTGCAGCTTGGGGATATTATGAAGTGCAGCCAATCGTGGGAGATGCGGAAATTATGTCGTTAGATGAGGAATGA